A window of the Cannabis sativa cultivar Pink pepper isolate KNU-18-1 chromosome X, ASM2916894v1, whole genome shotgun sequence genome harbors these coding sequences:
- the LOC115713724 gene encoding strigolactone esterase D14 — protein sequence MGNNNILEALNVRVVGSGTRNLVLAHGFGTDQSAWQRILPYFTPNYRVILYDLVCAGSVNPAHFDFRRYTTLDAFVDDLLNILDALNLDRCAYVGHSVSAMIGILAAIRRPDLFSKLILVGASPRFLNDKDYHGGFEEGEIEKVFKAMEANYEAWVSGFAPLAVGADVPEAVREFSRTLFNMRPDITLFVSRTVFNSDLRGVLGLVKVPCCIMQTDKDVSVPASVADYLRDHLGGRNTIEMLETEGHLPHLSAPWLFAQKLRRALTR from the exons ATGGGTAACAACAATATCTTGGAGGCATTGAACGTTCGGGTCGTCGGGTCGGGTACCAGAAACCTAGTGCTGGCACATGGGTTTGGAACGGACCAATCGGCTTGGCAACGCATTCTTCCCTACTTCACCCCAAATTACCGTGTCATACTCTACGACCTCGTCTGCGCCGGAAGCGTCAACCCGGCTCACTTCGATTTCCGGCGATACACCACTCTCGATGCCTTCGTCGACGATTTGCTCAATATTCTCGACGCCCTAAATCTCGATCGCTGCGCTTATGTCGGCCACTCCGTTTCTGCCATGATCGGAATTCTCGCTGCTATTCGCCGCCCCGACCTCTTTTCCAAGCTCATCCTAGTCGGAGCTTCACCTAG ATTCTTAAATGACAAAGATTACCACGGTGGATTCGAGGAAGGCGAGATAGAGAAGGTGTTCAAGGCAATGGAAGCTAATTACGAAGCGTGGGTAAGCGGGTTCGCTCCGCTAGCAGTCGGGGCGGATGTACCGGAGGCAGTCAGGGAATTCAGTCGAACCCTTTTCAATATGCGACCCGATATCACTCTATTTGTGTCACGAACCGTTTTTAACAGTGATCTGAGAGGGGTTTTGGGCTTAGTCAAGGTGCCCTGTTGTATAATGCAGACCGATAAGGACGTCTCGGTTCCGGCTTCAGTGGCCGACTACTTGAGAGACCATTTGGGTGGCCGTAACACAATCGAAATGCTTGAAACGGAGGGTCATTTACCACATTTGAGTGCTCCGTGGCTTTTTGCTCAAAAGCTCCGGCGAGCCCTAACTCGGTGA